In Deinococcus seoulensis, the following proteins share a genomic window:
- a CDS encoding helix-turn-helix domain-containing protein: MSFGAALKQARETQGLTTQDVALRTKIRGDYLRALEEGNTSLLPERTFARSYLQRYARELNLDPAPLLAEFDRSVPAEASQALRGPAVRSAATATPAAARAGGLNPALITGVVTALIVLGAGGYYAYSAFLKPAPVTTGTPAPAAADPTPAPVVTVRLSVSSVPSGAQVYLDNRDLGVTPVRSFPVDARRNAQLRVEFAGRTPLKQTVDLSRSRNLRAQLNPSGKASTLTDLVTKQTTGTPAATTPASAKPAATSAPKATTPAAKPAQPVTVTFAGASWTRVTDSSGRVLYEGTPPAGSVKGFPKGVTIRTGNAGAVKVSVNGAAPASLGQAGQVVTRQF; this comes from the coding sequence CCCAGGACGTGGCCCTGCGAACCAAGATTCGCGGGGATTACCTCCGGGCCCTGGAAGAAGGCAACACCAGTCTCCTGCCGGAACGCACCTTCGCCCGGTCGTACCTGCAACGCTACGCGCGGGAACTGAACCTCGACCCGGCCCCGCTGCTGGCCGAATTCGACCGCAGCGTGCCCGCCGAGGCCTCGCAGGCCCTGCGCGGCCCGGCAGTCAGGAGTGCCGCGACCGCCACCCCCGCAGCAGCGCGCGCCGGGGGCCTGAATCCCGCGCTGATCACGGGCGTCGTGACGGCACTGATCGTGCTGGGTGCCGGCGGGTACTACGCGTACAGCGCCTTCCTGAAACCCGCGCCGGTCACCACGGGCACGCCCGCACCGGCAGCGGCGGACCCCACGCCGGCCCCGGTAGTCACGGTGCGCCTGAGCGTCAGCAGCGTGCCCAGCGGCGCGCAGGTGTACCTCGACAACCGCGACCTGGGCGTCACGCCCGTCCGGTCGTTCCCGGTGGACGCCCGCCGGAACGCGCAACTGCGCGTGGAGTTCGCAGGGCGCACCCCCCTGAAGCAGACGGTGGACCTGAGCCGCAGCCGCAACCTGCGCGCCCAGCTGAACCCCAGCGGGAAGGCCAGCACCCTGACGGATCTGGTCACCAAGCAGACCACCGGGACACCCGCCGCGACCACGCCCGCCAGCGCGAAACCTGCCGCGACCTCCGCGCCCAAGGCCACCACACCGGCCGCCAAGCCGGCGCAGCCCGTGACCGTCACCTTCGCCGGGGCCTCCTGGACCCGCGTGACCGACAGCTCGGGACGGGTGCTGTACGAGGGCACGCCGCCCGCCGGGAGCGTCAAGGGCTTCCCGAAAGGCGTGACCATCCGCACCGGGAACGCCGGGGCCGTGAAGGTCAGCGTGAACGGCGCGGCCCCCGCCAGCCTCGGGCAGGCCGGGCAGGTCGTGACCCGGCAGTTCTGA
- a CDS encoding AI-2E family transporter, which yields MTPSPPPPAAPSLNAFQYAWRSPWVRLIVFLIAGYLLYRLSGQIRTVIVDFAVAFLIAYLANPLLNWLVRGRVKRGLGVFFVVLVFLGLFTLAGALLATVSGQLVTLIQKLPEQIGTLGDTLDRATSWLSSKGVTGLDGTRASIIESAQEYVQNLGQNLVPILQQGLNSTGSILSGLLSIGGVLGQILLILLLSIYLMLDYSRVNATLLGVFPRPWQPRVLEVSELIGTAVGGYVRGQLVIATFIGVFVWLGLMIVGIPSAAAIGFLAGAFNIVPYLGPIIGATPAILLALTMPGALLKIIFVIVVFVAANQIEGNFLSPYILSKTTDLHPVTVLLAILVGVGLLGFVGALLAVPTVALGKLLMQKYYFTSRIYTEGP from the coding sequence GTGACTCCATCCCCTCCCCCGCCCGCTGCGCCTTCCCTGAACGCCTTCCAGTACGCCTGGCGAAGCCCCTGGGTCCGGTTGATCGTGTTCCTGATCGCCGGGTACCTGCTGTACCGGCTGAGCGGGCAGATCCGCACGGTCATCGTCGATTTCGCCGTGGCGTTCCTGATCGCCTACCTGGCCAATCCGCTGCTGAACTGGCTGGTGCGCGGGCGGGTCAAGCGGGGGCTGGGTGTGTTCTTCGTGGTGCTGGTCTTCCTGGGCCTGTTCACGCTGGCCGGGGCACTCCTGGCGACCGTGTCGGGGCAGCTGGTCACACTGATCCAGAAGCTTCCGGAGCAGATCGGCACGCTGGGCGACACGCTGGACCGCGCGACCTCCTGGCTGAGCAGCAAGGGCGTGACCGGGCTGGACGGCACGCGCGCCAGCATCATCGAGTCGGCGCAGGAGTACGTGCAGAACCTCGGGCAGAACCTCGTGCCGATCCTGCAACAGGGACTGAACTCTACCGGGTCGATCCTCAGCGGACTGCTGTCCATCGGGGGGGTGCTGGGGCAGATCCTGCTGATCCTGCTGCTGAGCATCTACCTGATGCTCGATTACAGCCGCGTGAACGCCACGCTGCTGGGCGTGTTCCCACGCCCCTGGCAGCCGCGCGTGCTGGAGGTCAGTGAACTGATCGGCACGGCCGTCGGCGGGTACGTGCGCGGGCAACTGGTGATCGCCACGTTCATCGGGGTGTTCGTGTGGCTGGGCCTGATGATCGTGGGCATTCCCAGCGCGGCCGCCATCGGGTTCCTGGCGGGCGCGTTCAACATCGTGCCGTACCTGGGGCCGATCATCGGGGCGACCCCGGCGATCCTGCTGGCGCTGACCATGCCGGGCGCGCTGCTGAAGATCATCTTTGTGATCGTGGTGTTCGTGGCGGCCAACCAGATCGAGGGGAATTTCCTGAGTCCGTACATCCTGTCCAAGACCACGGACCTGCACCCCGTCACGGTGCTGCTGGCGATCCTGGTGGGCGTGGGGTTGCTGGGTTTCGTGGGCGCGCTGCTGGCCGTGCCGACTGTGGCGCTGGGTAAGCTGCTGATGCAGAAGTACTACTTCACCAGCCGCATCTACACCGAGGGGCCGTAG
- the rplQ gene encoding 50S ribosomal protein L17, giving the protein MRHGKSGRKLNRNSSARTALARAQATALLREGRIQTTLTKAKELRPYVEKLITTAKGGDLHARRLVARDIHDNDVLRKVMDEVAPKYAERPGGYTRILRVGTRRGDGVTMALIELV; this is encoded by the coding sequence ATGCGTCACGGTAAATCCGGTCGCAAGCTCAACCGCAACAGCAGCGCCCGCACCGCCCTGGCCCGCGCCCAGGCGACGGCACTGCTGCGTGAAGGTCGCATCCAGACGACCCTCACCAAGGCCAAGGAGCTTCGCCCCTACGTCGAGAAACTGATCACCACCGCCAAGGGCGGCGACCTGCACGCCCGCCGTCTGGTGGCCCGCGACATCCACGACAACGACGTGCTGCGTAAAGTCATGGACGAAGTGGCCCCCAAGTACGCCGAGCGTCCCGGTGGCTACACCCGCATCCTGCGCGTCGGCACCCGCCGCGGTGACGGCGTCACCATGGCCCTGATCGAACTCGTCTGA
- a CDS encoding DNA-directed RNA polymerase subunit alpha translates to MDQKRPQLKARVDGDYGEFVLEPLTRGYGVTIGNPIRRILMSSIPGTAVTSVYIEDVLHEFSTIPGVKEDVIQMILNLKELVVKFHASGPKTLTLRAQGEGVVRASAFEVPSDAEIVNPDLVIANLAEDGKLVMEVRVEEGEGYVPADKHATKDRINSIPVDAVFSPVRRVAYHVENTRVGQQTDLDRLILRVWTDGSVGPQDTLDKAVEILRDELTVFGNVEALPAVTPEYQQPVYTPAAPAAPNVYDLPPQNSTLNLNPGDYPAEMDSPRVTLEGLGLTTRVLHSLKEEGIDSVDALCALSDRDLKKVPGIGERSLDEIKQQLAQFGLALRD, encoded by the coding sequence GTGGATCAAAAGCGCCCTCAACTCAAGGCCCGCGTGGACGGCGATTACGGCGAGTTCGTCCTGGAACCGCTCACGCGCGGTTACGGCGTCACCATCGGGAACCCCATCCGGCGCATCCTGATGTCCTCGATCCCCGGTACCGCTGTCACCAGCGTGTACATCGAGGACGTCCTGCACGAGTTCTCCACGATTCCTGGCGTTAAGGAAGACGTGATTCAGATGATCCTGAACCTCAAGGAGCTCGTCGTGAAATTCCACGCGAGCGGCCCCAAGACCCTCACCCTGCGAGCGCAGGGCGAAGGCGTCGTGCGGGCCAGCGCCTTCGAGGTCCCCAGCGACGCTGAAATCGTCAACCCCGACCTGGTGATTGCCAACCTCGCAGAGGACGGCAAACTGGTCATGGAAGTGCGCGTCGAGGAAGGCGAAGGTTACGTTCCCGCCGACAAGCACGCCACCAAGGACCGCATCAACTCGATCCCGGTGGACGCCGTGTTCTCCCCGGTGCGCCGCGTGGCGTACCACGTGGAAAACACCCGCGTCGGTCAGCAGACCGACCTGGACCGCCTGATCCTGCGCGTCTGGACCGACGGTAGCGTCGGACCCCAGGACACGCTGGACAAGGCCGTGGAAATCCTCCGTGACGAACTCACGGTGTTCGGCAACGTCGAGGCCCTCCCGGCCGTGACGCCCGAGTACCAGCAGCCCGTCTACACGCCCGCCGCTCCCGCAGCGCCCAACGTGTACGACCTGCCCCCCCAGAACTCCACACTGAACCTGAACCCCGGCGATTACCCCGCCGAGATGGACTCACCCCGCGTGACCCTCGAAGGGCTGGGTCTCACGACCCGCGTGCTGCACTCCCTCAAGGAAGAAGGCATCGACAGCGTGGACGCCCTGTGCGCCCTCTCCGACCGCGACCTGAAAAAGGTCCCCGGTATCGGCGAGCGCAGCCTGGACGAAATCAAGCAGCAACTCGCCCAGTTCGGCCTCGCCCTGCGCGACTGA
- the rpsD gene encoding 30S ribosomal protein S4 yields MGRFRGSITKQSRREGINLAETEKVQKYLDRRPYAPGQHGQRRGRGRPSDYSVRLREKQKLARLYGMGEKQFRNLFEEAANVPGVTGTVFLQLLERRLDNVVFRMGFASTRRQARQFVGHGHILVNGKKVDIASYRVKIGDEISVSELGRKIGFIQENMEAQKRRRVSPWVELDAENFKGTFSRLPAREDLALPINENFIIEYYSR; encoded by the coding sequence ATGGGTCGTTTCCGTGGTTCCATCACCAAACAGAGCCGCCGCGAAGGCATCAACCTCGCGGAGACTGAAAAAGTCCAGAAGTACCTCGACCGCCGTCCCTACGCGCCCGGCCAGCACGGCCAGCGCCGTGGCCGTGGTCGCCCCAGCGACTACAGCGTCCGACTGCGTGAAAAGCAGAAACTCGCCCGCCTGTACGGCATGGGCGAGAAACAGTTCCGTAACCTCTTCGAGGAAGCGGCCAACGTTCCCGGCGTGACCGGCACCGTGTTCCTGCAGCTGCTCGAACGCCGCCTGGACAACGTCGTCTTCCGCATGGGCTTCGCCAGCACCCGCCGGCAGGCCCGTCAGTTCGTCGGCCACGGTCACATCCTGGTCAACGGCAAGAAGGTCGACATCGCCAGCTACCGCGTCAAGATCGGCGACGAGATCAGCGTGTCCGAACTCGGCCGCAAGATCGGCTTCATCCAGGAAAACATGGAAGCGCAGAAGCGCCGCCGCGTGAGCCCCTGGGTCGAACTGGACGCCGAGAACTTCAAGGGCACCTTCTCCCGCCTCCCCGCGCGTGAAGACCTCGCCCTGCCCATCAACGAGAACTTCATCATCGAGTACTACTCGCGCTAA